In Haematobia irritans isolate KBUSLIRL chromosome 1, ASM5000362v1, whole genome shotgun sequence, a genomic segment contains:
- the LOC142222117 gene encoding uncharacterized protein LOC142222117: protein MECLDKLPLTTLQWLCLKLNVLPDGTKRQLILRLKEVPEAVLKNVVQGMEEDPLANLSELTQHQQQNWMQNVQLCQSTGHHLVSVGDDWQETNNKSMSSNGCSNRNKVADEKNAEQEDEIIENLQTKFAGNNNVTINKELPNDKQRADENKARRNVQENEIVYTTETPYTHTNVSSAVGAVGVLSDSDLRDKEIALLKRENELLKREHDILLRENHMLKMVGQHTEVSSVGVSLHMLSNFVAEFDGTTDGKFWVTQLRDIKQTYNLDDHMFRALFATKLVGKAQVWLHTRRSEPNEHVDELLEHFCMTFGSRETKLETRRKFEQRKWCFGENFSEYYGEKIMLASKLKLDDDELLEYLIDGISNIQVRTQVSMQQHKTASDLLKSLVNVKLPKSAVAEPTKTKPTTTLKAGVRCYNCNSIGHYAAECSKPRRAPGTCYACGETGHTVSGCEQNKKKTLKETNTYNA, encoded by the exons ATGGAGTGTTTGGATAAGCTACCATTAACAACATTGCAGTGGTTATGCCTTAAATTGAATGTTTTACCGGACGGCACAAAACGACAATTAATCCTGCGTTTAAAAGAGGTGCCTGAAgccgttttaaaaaatgtggtaCAAGGTATGGAAGAAGATCCACTTGCTAATTTAAGCGAATTGAcacaacatcaacaacaaaatTGGATGCAAAATGTGCAGTTATGCCAAAGTACAGGCCATCATCTTGTGTCGGTTGGTGACGATTGGCAAGAAACCAACAACAAATCAATGTCAAGTAACGGGTGTTcaaacagaaataaagttgCTGATGAAAAAAATGCAGAGCAAGAAGACGAAATTATTGAAAACTTACAGACAAAATTTGCAGGCAACAACAATGTTACGATCAACAAAGAATTACCGAACGACAAACAAAGAGCTGACGAGAATAAAGCAAGGAGAAATGTACAGGAAAATGAAATCGTATACACAACAGAAACACCATACACACATACCAACGTAAGCAGCGCTGTTGGCGCAGTCGGTGTGTTGTCAGATTCAGACTTAAGAGACAAAGAAATTGCTTTACTTAAGAGGGAAAATGAATTGTTGAAACGTGAGCATGACATACTGCTTAGAGAGAaccatatgttaaaaatggttGGACAACATACCGAGGTTTCTTCTGTTGGTGTTTCGCTCCATATGCTTAGCAATTTTGTTGCAGAGTTTGATGGAACGACAGATGGGAAATTTTGGGTCACACAATTGAGAGACATCAAACAAACGTACAATCTCGATGATCACATGTTCCGTGCTTTGTTCGCAACAAAATTAGTCGGCAAAGCCCAGGTATGGTTGCACACGAGACGTAGTGAACCAAACGAACATGTCGATGAGTTACTGGAGCATTTTTGTATGACGTTCGGTTCAAGAGAGACAAAGCTGGAGACTCGTCGAAAATTTGAACAACGCAAGTGGTGTTTTGGAGAGAATTTCAGTGAGTACTAtggtgaaaaaattatgttggccAGTAAGTTGAAGCTCGACGATGATGAGTTGCTAGAGTATTTGATCGATGGTATATCGAATATTCAGGTGAGAACGCAAGTTTCAATGCAACAACATAAAACAGCCTCGGACTTGCTGAAATCATTAGTAAACGTTAAGTTACCCAAATCAGCTGTGGCTGAACCAACCAagacaaaaccaacaacaacattaaAGGCTGGCGTAAGGTGCTATAATTGTAATAGTATTGGACACTATGCGGCAGAATGTAGTAAGCCCAGACGAGCACCTGGCACATGTTATGCTTGCGGGGAAACTGGACACACAGTCTCTGGTTGTGAACAAAATAAGAAGAAGACCCTTAAGGAAACCAACACTTAT aatgcCTGA